The Halorarum halophilum genome contains the following window.
GCGCGCGCCGGTCGAGACGCTCCGTTCGACGGACGAACGACCGGGGCGGGTCGCGAAAGCGACGGTGCGCCGGCGCGAGCGGCCCGATATCGCCGCTCGACTCGACGCCGGCGTCGCCCGCGCGAGCGCGGGAACCAGCCCCGAAGAGTGGCCGCTGGGCGACGGGTGGAAGCGAGGACCTACCCGGGCGATCGGCGGGTCCGTCGACGCGCCTCCGTCGCGTCTTGCGATTCCCGTCGTCGACGTGAGTTCCGACGGGGAACTGTCGCACAGATATCGCGACGAAACCGGATAAACTCAACATTACTTATAAGTAAGGGGCAAGCACACATTGCTATCGCCCGAGACGGAATGGGTGGGAAACAGGAGTGCCGGGGTGGACCTGACTCATCACGCCCCACGAACGAACGCGAGAGAACGAAGCTGCCGGAACGGACCCGTGGAACGAACCATGTCATCGAAAGCTCGAACCCACAATCAGATGAACAGTAGCCAGTCGAGGGATCCGGACGAAGCGGTCGCTGCGGACGAGGATTCCTCCCTGGAGGGCCAGACGGACGAGGCGACCTCGGAGGAAGTGGTCGAGGAGGAGCTCCCGCTCGACATCATCTTCGAGGTGTTGAAGAACGAGCGGCGGCGGCTCGTCCTCGAGTATCTCCGGGACGCCGAGGGGTCGGTCACCATCGGCGAACTGGCCGAACACATCGCCGCCCTGGAGAACGACATCACGCCCGCTGAGCTGAACGCCCAGCAGCGCAAGCGGGTCTATATCGGGCTCTACCAGTGTCACCTCCCCAAGATGGACGACGCCGACGCCGTGGCGTTCAACCAGGACCGGGGGATCGTCGAACTCGGTCGGAGCGCGGAGACGCTCTTCGAGTATCTCGACTCCGACTCCGAGGTCGAGTCGAACGGACACCTGCGGCAGTACACGATGTTCTCGGTGTTCGGCGGACTCGCGTTCCTCTTCGCACACGTCGCCGGGACGCCGCTGCTCCCGGAGCTCATCGTCATCGCAGTACTGATCGGGGTCCCGGCAGTAGCCTACTACGCCGAACGGTAGGTCGCGCGTCCGGGGGGCGACTTCCGTGTTCTCGAAGTATTAGTTCCGGTAGCCTGACCGCGCTTCACCGACGAACGACGACCTGCTGGTCGCCGTAGACGGTGACGTCGCACCCGTCGAGTCGGAAGGAGACGTGGCCGTCGCCCGTCCGCGCCTCGCCGCCGTACCGAACGTCGAACAGCGACTCGAGCGCGTCGGGGTCGACGGCGGTGTTGAGCGGTTCGACGGCCGTCGGGTCCTTCCCGAGCGCCTCGCCGACCGCGGACACCACCGCCTCGCAGATTGACTCGTCCCGCCGAGCGACGCCGTCGCGATGGACGACGCTTCCCTCGTTCGATCCCGCCTCGGCGGAGCCGATCGTGTTCGTCGGAGTCATGGTTCCCCCGCGGAAAATTGCAGCGCTCCTCGCACGAATAATTCTGCTGACATCTCTATCTAGTCCGACTGCTGGTGAGGAGGTGTAGTACAAAACGTTTTCGAGACCGGGTGAGACTCTCACATGGTTACCGATCGGGGACCGCGTGGGGACGACTAGTACGGGAGCCCGCCGCTCGACGACGCGGCGACGAGCGCCGCGGGCTGGGGGGAGCTCGCACCGCGGTCGCCGCCGACGTCGGTTCCCGGCGCGAGCCCGCACCCCGGCGCCAGGACGGCGTCGCGGAGGTGGACGTCGCGCTCGACCGTCGCGCCGGGGAGGAGCACGGCGTTCCGAAGGTCGGCGCCCGTACCGACGGTCGCCCCCGCGCCGACGACTGTCGGGCCGCGGAGCGTCGCGTCCCGCGCCACGGTCGCGTTGGCGCCGACGAGCACCGGCCCCGACAGCTCCGCCCCGCCGGCGACCTCCGCACCCTTGGCGAGGGCGACCGTCCCGGAGGTGGTCACGTCGGGCGCGAGCGTCCCGCGGACGTCGACCGCGAGTTCGGCCAGCACGAGCTCGTTCGCCCGCAGCAGGTCCGACGGTCGCGCCACGTCGAGCCACCGGTCGGTCTCGACGACGGACACGTCGGTCTCGTCGACGACGCGGGCGAGCACGTCGGTGATCTCGTGCTCGCCGCGCTCGCTCTCGCCGACGTCGAGCCAGTCGCGCGCGGCCGCCGGGAACACGTATGCGCCGGCGTTCGCGAGGTCGGTCGGCGGGTCGGCCGGCTTCTCGACGATGTCGGTGACGCGCGACCCGTCCGTCGTGAGCACGCCGTACTCGCTCGGCTCCTCGACCCGCTGTGCCGCGACGGCCGGCCCGCGCTCGAACAGCGCCTCGATCACGTCGCGGTCGTAGAGGTTGTCGCCGTTCAGCACGGCGAACGGCCCGTCGAGGTACGGCCGCGCGGCGTCGACCGCGTCGGCGGTGCCCTCGGGGACGGGCTGGTTCGCGTAGTGGACGGGCACGCCCGCGTACCGATCGCCGAAGAACGAGCGGACGTGGGAGGCCTTGTACCCGACGACGAACACGAGTCCGTCGGCGCCGCCCGCCACGGCCGCGTCGGCGGCGTGGGCGGCGAGCGGTCGGTCGGCGACGGGGAGCATGGGCTTCGGGGTCACCGTCGAGAGGGGGCGCATCCGCGTCCCCATTCCCGCGGCGAGGATCACTGCCTGCATACCAGAGATTCCAGGGTCGATGGCGCCCTTGTAATGCGACGACTATCCCCGCAAGCGGCGGCCGCCGGGCCGACCGCTTCGACCCCGACGTCTGCCGACTGGGGACGACGCCCAGGGGTCGCCTACGCCTCGGGGGCGCCGGCGGGGCCGGCGTCGAGCGCGGCCACCGCCTCGCCGACGTGCTCGCGGGCGCGCTCGAACAGCTCCGCGGTGCGGTCGGCGTTCTCCGCCTCCGCGGTGATGCGGACGAGCGGCTGGGTGCCGCTCGCGCGCACGAGGAACCAGCCGTCGTCCAGGTCGACCCGGACGCCGTCGATGTCGGTGACGGCGTCGTACCGATCCCGGATCGCCTCGACGACCTCGGCGACGACCTCGTCGTTGCGCTCGACGGAGACGCTCTCGCGGCGCAGCGGCGTCGTCTCGATCGTCGAGAGCTGGTCGGCGAGCGGGCCGCGCGCGGCCACCATCGAGGCGAGCTTCACCGCCGCCAGCGGGCCGTCGGGACACCGGGCCTCGTCCGGCCAGATCCAGGCGCCCGACGGCTCGCCGCCGAACGCGACCGAGCGGTCCGCGGTGCGCTCGGCGACGTGGCCGTCGCCGACGGCCGTGAGCGTGAGCGAAGCGCCTATGTCCTGGAGCGCGCGCCGGACCGTCATGCTGGTGTTGAGGGGGGCGGCGACGCGCTCGCCGGGCTCGACCGCGTCCCGCCCGAACAGCGCGAGCAAGTGATCGCCCGGTACGAACTCGCCCGACGCCGTCACCGCCATCATCCGGTCCGCGTCCCCGTCGTGGGCGATGCCGAGGTCGGCGTCGGTGCTCCCGGTGAACAGGCAGAGCGACCGGCAGTGCTCCGCGGTCGGCTCGCTCGGGCGCGCCGGGAAGGAGCCGTCCGGTTCGGCGTTCAGCGTCTCCACGTCCGCGCCCAGCCGGTGGAGCGCGGTCGCGGTTAGCCGGCCGCTCCCGTTGCCGGGGTCGACGGCGACGGTGAGCCCGTCGAGCGGGGCGCCGGCCTCGACGAGCGCCTCGACGTGTCGCTCCGCGGCGTCGTCCGCCCGGGAGGCGTCGCCGACGCCGTCCCAGGGGGCGAGGTCGAACTCGCCCGACTCGATGCGCTCGGCCACCGCGTCCTGCCGGGGGCCGACGTACGCCGCACCGGACTCGTCCCACAGCTTCAGCCCGTTGTCGGCCGGGGGGTTGTGCGATGCCGTGACCACGACGCCGGCGTCCGCGTCGTACCAGTCGATCCCCCGCGCGACCGTCGGCGTGGGCACCTCCCCGAGCCTGACGACGTCGGTGCCACACTCCGTGAGCCCCGCGACGAGCGCCCTCGTGAGCATCCGTCCGCTCTCGCGCGGGTCGCGACCGACGACGACGCGGTTCGCGCCGCCGGAGGCGAGCGCTCGGCCGACCTCGAGCGCGGTCGTCGCGGTGACCTCGTCCCCGACCGCACCCCTGATACCGCTCGTTCCGAACATGGGCGTTGGTGGCCCAGTTCGGTGTTAGTTATGGGCCGTGTATCCCGACCCTTGCACGCCAGTCGCCGACGGCCCGTCCTCGGGTCGAGCCCCGTCCGTTCGGACCCGTGACCGTCCTCCGTCCCGACCGTGTCGGACAGTTTCGGCGCGGAACGCCGTCGCTAACTAAGCACGTCCGAGCGGATGACGCGAACGGTTGGGAACCGCCATCGGTCCGCACCGGATCACATCATGATCAGGCAACTCGAACGAGCGATAGTCTCGAACCAGCACGCCGGGCGACTGCTGTTCAACGGAGTGACGGGTGCGCTCGGGACGTTCGTCCAGGCGGCGCGCAAGCGCGGCCGATACGCGAACTACCGCGACCGGTACGACGTCGCTCCCTCGTTCAAGTTCAACGGTCCCGGCATCACGCTGTACGGCGACGGCGACATCGTGCTGGGGGCCGACTCCTACGTCGGTCGACACACCCGGATCCAGTCGAAAGGGGGGAACGAGGTTCGCATCGGCGCGAACACCGCCGTGAGCCACTTCGTCTTCTGTTACACGCAGAACCGCGTCGCCGACCAGGACATGAGCCGCGCGAAGAACCGGAACGACCACCTCGACGTGCGGGAGGGCGACGTGGCGATCGGCGACCACTGCTGGATCGGGGCGTTCACGTTCGTCACCGAGGGGACGGAGATCGGCGACGACACGGTCGTCGGGGCGAACGCGGTCGTGACCGACGACCTCCCGCCCCACGCCATCGCCACCGGGGCCCCCGCGAGGGTCCGCCAGTTCAAGTCGCACCTGGACGACGGGACGGCCGCCGACCTCGCGGCGTCGTACGCCGACGTGCTCACGGACGACCTCGCGGCCGAGTACGGTGTGGACTGACCGGTCGGTCGTCGGTTCGTCGGTTACCGGTCCGTCGCTCTCCCGTTCACTACGCCGCTC
Protein-coding sequences here:
- a CDS encoding acyltransferase, with translation MIRQLERAIVSNQHAGRLLFNGVTGALGTFVQAARKRGRYANYRDRYDVAPSFKFNGPGITLYGDGDIVLGADSYVGRHTRIQSKGGNEVRIGANTAVSHFVFCYTQNRVADQDMSRAKNRNDHLDVREGDVAIGDHCWIGAFTFVTEGTEIGDDTVVGANAVVTDDLPPHAIATGAPARVRQFKSHLDDGTAADLAASYADVLTDDLAAEYGVD
- the glmU gene encoding bifunctional sugar-1-phosphate nucleotidylyltransferase/acetyltransferase, whose product is MQAVILAAGMGTRMRPLSTVTPKPMLPVADRPLAAHAADAAVAGGADGLVFVVGYKASHVRSFFGDRYAGVPVHYANQPVPEGTADAVDAARPYLDGPFAVLNGDNLYDRDVIEALFERGPAVAAQRVEEPSEYGVLTTDGSRVTDIVEKPADPPTDLANAGAYVFPAAARDWLDVGESERGEHEITDVLARVVDETDVSVVETDRWLDVARPSDLLRANELVLAELAVDVRGTLAPDVTTSGTVALAKGAEVAGGAELSGPVLVGANATVARDATLRGPTVVGAGATVGTGADLRNAVLLPGATVERDVHLRDAVLAPGCGLAPGTDVGGDRGASSPQPAALVAASSSGGLPY
- a CDS encoding DUF7344 domain-containing protein; the protein is MNSSQSRDPDEAVAADEDSSLEGQTDEATSEEVVEEELPLDIIFEVLKNERRRLVLEYLRDAEGSVTIGELAEHIAALENDITPAELNAQQRKRVYIGLYQCHLPKMDDADAVAFNQDRGIVELGRSAETLFEYLDSDSEVESNGHLRQYTMFSVFGGLAFLFAHVAGTPLLPELIVIAVLIGVPAVAYYAER
- a CDS encoding HalOD1 output domain-containing protein; this translates as MTPTNTIGSAEAGSNEGSVVHRDGVARRDESICEAVVSAVGEALGKDPTAVEPLNTAVDPDALESLFDVRYGGEARTGDGHVSFRLDGCDVTVYGDQQVVVRR
- the glmM gene encoding phosphoglucosamine mutase translates to MFGTSGIRGAVGDEVTATTALEVGRALASGGANRVVVGRDPRESGRMLTRALVAGLTECGTDVVRLGEVPTPTVARGIDWYDADAGVVVTASHNPPADNGLKLWDESGAAYVGPRQDAVAERIESGEFDLAPWDGVGDASRADDAAERHVEALVEAGAPLDGLTVAVDPGNGSGRLTATALHRLGADVETLNAEPDGSFPARPSEPTAEHCRSLCLFTGSTDADLGIAHDGDADRMMAVTASGEFVPGDHLLALFGRDAVEPGERVAAPLNTSMTVRRALQDIGASLTLTAVGDGHVAERTADRSVAFGGEPSGAWIWPDEARCPDGPLAAVKLASMVAARGPLADQLSTIETTPLRRESVSVERNDEVVAEVVEAIRDRYDAVTDIDGVRVDLDDGWFLVRASGTQPLVRITAEAENADRTAELFERAREHVGEAVAALDAGPAGAPEA